A window of the Capricornis sumatraensis isolate serow.1 chromosome 9, serow.2, whole genome shotgun sequence genome harbors these coding sequences:
- the SOWAHA gene encoding ankyrin repeat domain-containing protein SOWAHA — protein sequence MALAAAAAAAAAGVSQAAVLGFLQENGGKVRNSELLSRFKPLLEAGDPRGRAARRDRFKQFVNNVAVVKELDGVKFVVLRKKSRSRDGPEPPPCCFQSAPEAPAPPSKVTSLSQEETVASGAPSSSSAPRAAEPAEDPAPPSEQQDSAGAPASETTQGLLLGPAWQSGVPSDPQIPAFELAQPPEGLSEDVAPPSTAPSEAPLPHVEPPDPEAAPREPPPPTPRPPPQKPCMLPVRCVPGPSALRIRAEEQGLRRQLSEEPSPRSSPMLLRRLSVEESGLGLGLGSGRSPHLRRLSRAGPRLLSPDTEEAPAAPPPSAVPLEPAEHEWLVRTAGGRWTHQLHGLLLRDLGLAAKRDFMSGFTALHWAAKSGDLEMVQQLVEVARRGGARVDVNARSHGGYTPLHLAALHGHEDAAVLLVVRLGAQVHVRDHSGRRAYQYLQSGASYALRRLLGDPGLRGSTEPDGAAGGSGSFAARRPVQVAATILSSTTSAFLGVLADDLMLQDLARGMRKSSSLSKFLGASPMAPRKKTKIRGSLPAFSEISRRPTPGPLAGLVPSLPPAT from the coding sequence ATGGCGCTGGCCGCGGCCGCGGCTGCTGCGGCCGCCGGAGTGAGCCAGGCGGCGGTGCTGGGCTTCCTGCAGGAGAACGGCGGGAAGGTGCGCAACTCGGAGCTGCTGAGCCGCTTCAAACCGCTGCTGGAGGCCGGCGACCCACGCGGCCGCGCCGCCCGCAGGGACCGCTTCAAGCAGTTCGTCAACAACGTGGCCGTGGTGAAAGAGCTCGACGGCGTCAAATTCGTGGTGCTGAGGAAGAAGTCGCGGTCCCGCGACGGACCCGAGCCCCCGCCCTGCTGCTTCCAGAGCGCCCCGGAGGCACCAGCCCCGCCGTCGAAGGTCACTTCTCTCTCACAGGAGGAAACCGTGGCCTCGGGGGCTCCGTCCTCGTCCTCGGCACCGAGGGCGGCGGAACCGGCTGAGGACCCGGCCCCGCCATCAGAGCAGCAGGACAGCGCCGGGGCTCCGGCCTCAGAGACCACTCAGGGGCTGTTGTTAGGCCCGGCCTGGCAGTCAGGGGTGCCCTCGGACCCCCAGATTCCAGCCTTCGAGCTGGCCCAGCCCCCTGAGGGTCTCTCTGAAGACGTGGCCCCACCGTCCACGGCGCCGTCGGAGGCACCCTTGCCCCATGTAGAACCGCCAGACCCGGAAGCTGCGCCTCGGGAGCCACCACCACCCACTCCGCGCCCTCCGCCACAGAAGCCCTGCATGCTGCCTGTGCGCTGCGTCCCCGGCCCCTCGGCGCTGCGGATCCGGGCTGAGGAGCAGGGCCTGCGCAGGCAGCTGTCGGAGGAGCCCAGCCCGCGGAGCTCCCCGATGCTGCTGCGGCGGCTCTCGGTTGAGGAGTCCGGCCTGGGCCTCGGTCTGGGCTCCGGCCGCTCCCCTCACCTGAGGCGTCTGTCGCGCGCCGGCCCGCGCCTGCTGAGCCCCGACACCGAGGAGGCTCCGGCTGCCCCGCCGCCGTCCGCCGTGCCCCTGGAGCCGGCCGAACACGAGTGGCTAGTGCGGACGGCTGGGGGCCGCTGGACCCACCAGCTGCACGGGCTGCTGCTGCGCGACCTCGGCCTGGCAGCCAAACGCGACTTCATGTCTGGTTTCACGGCCCTGCACTGGGCCGCTAAGAGCGGCGACCTCGAGATGGTGCAGCAGCTGGTGGAGGTCGCGCGGCGTGGGGGCGCACGGGTCGACGTCAACGCGCGCTCGCACGGCGGCTATACGCCGCTGCACTTGGCGGCGCTGCACGGCCACGAGGATGCGGCCGTGCTCTTGGTAGTCCGCCTGGGCGCGCAGGTGCACGTGCGCGACCACAGCGGACGGCGCGCTTACCAGTACCTGCAGTCGGGCGCCTCGTATGCTCTGCGTCGCCTACTTGGCGACCCTGGCCTGCGAGGTTCGACTGAACCCGACGGGGCTGCTGGTGGTAGTGGCAGTTTTGCGGCCCGGCGCCCCGTGCAGGTGGCGGCCACCATCCTCAGTTCCACCACCAGCGCGTTTCTGGGCGTCCTGGCTGATGACCTGATGCTCCAGGATCTGGCTCGAGGCATGAGGAAGTCAAGCTCCTTAAGCAAATTCTTGGGAGCCTCGCCCATGGCTCCTCGTAAAAAGACAAAGATCCGCGGCAGTCTGCCAGCCTTTTCAGAAATCTCTCGTCGACCCACTCCGGGGCCCTTGGCTGGTCTAGTGCCCAGCCTACCCCCAGCAACCTGA